One window of the Streptomyces asoensis genome contains the following:
- a CDS encoding PadR family transcriptional regulator, translating into MSRRAGILEFAVLGLLRESPMHGYELRKRLNTSLGVFRAFSYGTLYPCLKTLVTNGWLIEEPGNTHEDALAAPLAGRRAKIVYRLTAEGKEHFEELLSQTGPDAYEDEHFAARFAFFGQTSRDVRMRVLEGRRSRLEERLEKMRASLARTRERLDDYTLELQRHGMESVEREVRWLNELIESERAGRDLTGPASGGPAQQNTTSGSTGGLPRPGDTPGADLPDETAT; encoded by the coding sequence ATGAGCCGGCGTGCCGGGATCCTCGAGTTCGCCGTCCTGGGCCTTCTCCGCGAGTCTCCGATGCACGGCTATGAGCTGCGCAAACGGCTCAATACGTCACTGGGTGTGTTCCGTGCGTTCAGCTACGGCACGCTCTACCCCTGCCTCAAGACGCTGGTCACCAACGGCTGGTTGATCGAGGAACCGGGAAACACCCACGAAGACGCCCTCGCCGCTCCACTCGCAGGGCGTCGCGCCAAGATCGTCTACCGGTTGACGGCGGAGGGTAAGGAGCACTTCGAGGAACTGCTCTCGCAGACGGGTCCCGACGCGTACGAGGACGAACACTTCGCCGCTCGTTTCGCCTTCTTCGGGCAGACGTCGCGCGACGTTCGCATGCGCGTACTCGAGGGCCGTCGCAGCCGGCTGGAGGAGCGCCTCGAGAAGATGCGCGCCTCCCTGGCGCGCACCCGGGAGCGCCTCGACGACTACACGCTTGAGCTCCAGCGCCACGGTATGGAGTCCGTGGAGCGCGAAGTGCGCTGGCTGAACGAGCTCATCGAGAGCGAGCGGGCCGGACGGGACCTGACAGGTCCCGCTTCCGGGGGGCCCGCTCAACAGAACACCACATCTGGATCGACGGGCGGCCTGCCCCGCCCCGGGGACACCCCCGGGGCGGATCTGCCCGACGAAACCGCCACGTGA
- a CDS encoding inositol-3-phosphate synthase encodes MGSVRVAIVGVGNCAASLVQGVEYYKDADPASKVPGLMHVQFGDYHVGDVEFVAAFDVDAKKVGLDLSDAIGASENNTIKICDVPNKGVTVQRGHTLDGLGKYYRETIEESAEAPVDIVQILKDRQVDVLVCYLPVGSEAAAKFYAQAAIDAKVAFVNALPVFIAGTKEWADKFTEAGVPIVGDDIKSQVGATITHRVMAKLFEDRGVRLERTMQLNVGGNMDFKNMLERDRLESKKISKTQAVTSQIPDRDLGEKNVHIGPSDYVAWLDDRKWAYVRLEGRAFGDVPLNLEYKLEVWDSPNSAGVIIDALRAAKIAKDRGIGGPILSASSYFMKSPPVQYFDDEAYANVEKFIRGEVER; translated from the coding sequence ATGGGTTCGGTTCGCGTAGCCATCGTCGGCGTAGGCAACTGCGCCGCCTCGCTGGTGCAGGGCGTCGAGTACTACAAGGACGCCGACCCGGCGTCCAAGGTCCCGGGTCTGATGCACGTGCAGTTCGGCGACTACCACGTCGGTGACGTCGAGTTCGTCGCCGCCTTCGACGTCGACGCGAAGAAGGTCGGCCTCGACCTCTCGGACGCCATCGGTGCCAGCGAGAACAACACCATCAAGATCTGCGACGTCCCGAACAAGGGCGTCACGGTCCAGCGCGGCCACACCCTGGACGGTCTCGGTAAGTACTACCGCGAGACCATCGAGGAGTCCGCCGAGGCCCCGGTCGACATCGTCCAGATCCTCAAGGACCGCCAGGTCGACGTCCTCGTCTGCTACCTGCCCGTCGGTTCCGAGGCCGCGGCGAAGTTCTACGCCCAGGCCGCCATCGACGCCAAGGTCGCGTTCGTCAACGCCCTTCCGGTCTTCATCGCCGGTACCAAGGAGTGGGCGGACAAGTTCACCGAGGCGGGCGTCCCGATCGTCGGCGACGACATCAAGTCCCAGGTCGGCGCCACCATCACCCACCGTGTGATGGCGAAGCTGTTCGAGGACCGCGGTGTCCGGCTCGAGCGCACCATGCAGCTCAACGTCGGCGGCAACATGGACTTCAAGAACATGCTGGAGCGCGACCGCCTCGAGTCCAAGAAGATCTCGAAGACGCAGGCCGTCACCTCGCAGATCCCCGACCGCGACCTGGGCGAGAAGAACGTCCACATCGGTCCCTCGGACTACGTGGCCTGGCTGGACGACCGCAAGTGGGCGTACGTCCGCCTCGAGGGCCGTGCGTTCGGTGACGTCCCGCTGAACCTGGAGTACAAGCTCGAGGTCTGGGACTCCCCGAACTCCGCGGGTGTCATCATCGACGCCCTGCGCGCCGCGAAGATCGCCAAGGACCGCGGCATCGGCGGCCCGATCCTGTCGGCGTCCTCGTACTTCATGAAGTCCCCGCCGGTCCAGTACTTCGACGACGAGGCCTACGCCAACGTCGAGAAGTTCATCCGCGGTGAGGTCGAGCGCTAA
- a CDS encoding CCA tRNA nucleotidyltransferase: MPNANEDNLSVLSQVQHRAVSELLRVAPVADDLARRFQEAGFSLALVGGSVRDALLGRLGNDLDFTTDARPEDVLKIVRPWADAVWEVGIAFGTVGVQKDARVGDVDRCFQIEVTTYRSEAYDRTSRKPEVSYGDSIEQDLVRRDFTVNAMAVALPEKEFIDPHGGLEDLAARVLRTPGTPEESFSDDPLRMMRAARFAAQLDFEVDPEVVTAMKEMAGRIEIVSAERVRDELNKLILSANPRKGLSLLVDTGIADHVLPELPALRLESDEHHRHKDVYEHTLIVLEQAIALEENGPDLTLRLAALLHDIGKPRTRRFENDGRVSFHHHEVVGMKMTKKRMTALKYSNELVKDVSRLVELHLRFHGYGTGEWTDSAVRRYVRDAGPLLDRLHKLTRSDCTTRNKRRAAALSRAYDGLEERISQLKEREELDAIRPDLDGNQIMEILGVGPGPAIGKAYKHLLELRLENGPMEYDAAVAALKEWWAEQG; encoded by the coding sequence GTGCCGAACGCCAACGAAGACAACCTCAGTGTCCTGAGCCAGGTGCAGCACCGTGCGGTCAGTGAACTGCTGCGGGTCGCCCCTGTCGCCGACGACCTCGCCCGCCGCTTCCAGGAGGCCGGGTTCTCTCTCGCCCTGGTCGGCGGCTCGGTCCGGGACGCGCTGCTCGGCCGGCTCGGCAATGACCTGGACTTCACGACGGACGCCCGTCCCGAGGACGTACTGAAGATCGTCCGGCCATGGGCGGACGCGGTGTGGGAGGTCGGGATCGCGTTCGGCACCGTCGGGGTCCAGAAGGACGCCCGTGTCGGAGACGTCGATCGATGCTTCCAGATCGAGGTCACCACCTACCGGTCGGAGGCCTACGACCGCACCTCGCGCAAGCCCGAGGTGTCGTACGGCGACTCCATCGAGCAGGACCTCGTCCGTCGGGACTTCACCGTGAACGCCATGGCCGTGGCGCTTCCCGAGAAGGAGTTCATCGACCCGCACGGTGGCCTGGAGGACCTCGCGGCGCGCGTGCTGCGCACCCCGGGTACGCCGGAGGAGTCCTTCTCGGACGACCCGCTGCGCATGATGCGCGCCGCCCGCTTCGCCGCCCAGCTCGACTTCGAGGTCGACCCCGAGGTCGTCACGGCGATGAAGGAGATGGCCGGCCGCATCGAGATCGTCTCGGCCGAGCGGGTACGGGACGAGCTGAACAAGCTGATCCTGTCCGCGAACCCGCGCAAGGGGCTGTCGCTGCTGGTCGACACCGGCATCGCCGACCATGTGCTGCCCGAGCTGCCCGCCCTGCGGCTGGAGAGCGACGAACACCACCGGCACAAGGACGTCTACGAACACACCCTGATCGTCCTCGAGCAGGCGATCGCCCTGGAAGAGAACGGCCCCGACCTCACTCTGCGGCTGGCCGCGCTGCTGCATGACATCGGCAAACCGCGCACCCGTCGCTTCGAGAACGACGGCCGCGTCTCGTTCCACCACCATGAGGTGGTCGGAATGAAGATGACGAAGAAGCGCATGACGGCTCTGAAGTACTCCAACGAACTGGTGAAGGACGTCTCCCGACTGGTCGAACTCCACCTGCGCTTCCACGGGTACGGCACCGGTGAGTGGACGGACTCCGCGGTGCGTCGCTATGTGCGGGACGCGGGACCGCTCCTCGACCGCCTGCACAAGCTGACCCGCTCGGACTGCACGACGCGGAACAAGCGCAGGGCGGCCGCGCTCTCACGGGCGTACGACGGGCTGGAGGAGCGCATCTCCCAGCTGAAGGAGCGGGAGGAACTGGACGCGATCCGCCCCGACCTCGACGGCAACCAGATCATGGAGATCCTGGGCGTCGGCCCGGGACCTGCCATCGGCAAGGCGTACAAGCACCTGCTGGAACTGCGCCTGGAGAACGGGCCGATGGAGTACGACGCGGCGGTGGCGGCGCTCAAGGAGTGGTGGGCCGAGCAGGGCTGA
- a CDS encoding MFS transporter, which produces MAVVRDLRVLLRFGNFRRLLAVRLLSQCADGVYQVALATYVVFSPEKQTSAGAIASAMAVLLLPYSLVGPFAGVLLDRWRRRQVFLYGNLLRALLASVTAVLMISHVPDWLFYVSALCVTAVNRFVLAGLSAALPRVVDGERLVMANSLSPTAGTLAAVAGGGLAFVVRLVVADSDAAVVLLGCALYLSAALASLAMAADLLGPDRDLVQPRLTSALRGTARGLSAGLRHLAEPKRREAAWALGSISLMRFSYGALTVMVLMLCRYAWSSDPDDGLALLGLAVGVSGVGFFVAAVVTPSAAGRLGPARWIVVCSAAAAVLVLALMLPFTQVTTFIAAFVLGLVTQGAKIATDTIVQSSVQDGFRGRIFSLYDVLFNVAFVGAAAVAALMLPPDGRSAALVVTVAVIYAAIAATMARFERRQVSHQ; this is translated from the coding sequence ATGGCCGTCGTCCGTGATCTGCGCGTCCTGCTGCGCTTCGGGAACTTCCGGCGGCTGCTTGCGGTACGGCTGCTCTCCCAGTGCGCGGACGGTGTCTACCAGGTCGCGCTCGCCACCTATGTCGTCTTCTCCCCGGAGAAACAGACCTCCGCCGGCGCGATCGCCTCCGCCATGGCGGTCCTGCTGCTGCCGTACTCCCTCGTCGGCCCCTTCGCCGGTGTCCTGCTGGACCGCTGGCGCCGCCGACAGGTCTTCCTCTACGGCAACCTGCTGCGCGCCCTGCTGGCCTCCGTGACGGCCGTCCTGATGATCAGCCATGTCCCCGACTGGCTCTTCTACGTCTCCGCGCTGTGCGTCACCGCGGTCAACCGCTTCGTCCTCGCCGGCCTTTCGGCGGCTCTGCCACGCGTCGTCGACGGCGAGCGCCTGGTGATGGCCAACTCCCTCTCCCCGACCGCCGGAACGCTGGCCGCGGTCGCGGGCGGCGGTCTCGCCTTCGTCGTCCGGCTGGTGGTGGCGGACTCCGACGCCGCGGTGGTGCTGCTGGGCTGCGCCCTGTACCTGTCCGCCGCGCTCGCCTCCCTGGCCATGGCCGCGGATCTGCTCGGACCCGACCGTGATCTGGTCCAGCCCCGGCTGACGAGTGCGCTCAGAGGCACCGCTCGCGGCCTTTCGGCGGGCCTGCGTCACCTGGCCGAGCCGAAGCGCAGGGAGGCCGCCTGGGCGCTCGGCTCGATCTCGCTGATGCGGTTCTCCTACGGCGCCCTGACCGTCATGGTGCTGATGCTGTGCCGGTACGCCTGGTCGTCCGACCCGGACGACGGGCTGGCCCTGCTGGGGCTGGCGGTAGGAGTCTCCGGCGTGGGCTTCTTCGTCGCCGCGGTGGTCACCCCGTCGGCTGCGGGACGACTGGGTCCGGCCCGCTGGATCGTCGTCTGCTCCGCGGCGGCCGCGGTCCTGGTGCTCGCCCTCATGCTGCCGTTCACCCAAGTCACCACGTTCATCGCGGCCTTCGTGCTGGGGCTGGTCACCCAGGGCGCGAAGATCGCCACCGACACCATCGTCCAGTCGTCCGTACAGGACGGCTTCCGCGGCCGGATCTTCTCTCTCTACGACGTCCTGTTCAACGTCGCCTTCGTCGGCGCCGCCGCCGTCGCCGCCCTGATGCTGCCGCCTGACGGACGTTCCGCCGCATTGGTGGTCACGGTTGCCGTTATCTACGCAGCAATTGCTGCCACTATGGCCCGCTTTGAACGTCGGCAAGTGTCACATCAATGA
- a CDS encoding transglycosylase domain-containing protein, translated as MSEHRRKPPQPQGGGRAAARRGQSGPSSGRRAAPRGATGSPADYGLGHGAGGEEQSQGSRADARRAPQRDSGGRRRAAEPTGGRRGAPTGPGRGRGRPAPDSKRLIDYPRAGKYGWQRWMPSWKLVGGLFVGFVGSLVAVAGIGYAMVGIPDVAKTATAQNNVYYWKDGSQMVATGGETNRQNIDLSQIPEEMRWAVISQENKTFYDDSGIDPKGIARAVFNMARGGQTQGGSTITQQYVKNAMLNDQSQTISRKFKEIFVSIKVGAEVDKDQIMQGYLNSAYYGRNAYGIQAAARAYFNKDAIKLNPGECAFLAAMLKGATYYDPAGATSVDSVGATPAANIKRATLQMQDTLDKMVEYGHLKAAVRAKYTTLPKWQNPRSNTDLKGQIGYLVDLANGYLVTNSKKTGITQDLLQQGGYSIYTTFDKNKVKELEESVTKVQKANIKPKERPDTDTHVQFGGASVEPDTGAIRAIYGGEDATKHFTDNADQTGAQVGSTFKPFVLAAAMTWGVRDPDLGSSQAQDERTIVSPKSLFSGKNKLKIENYDGSVWKNEKGEEWLQTNDGNVSLGTPPKYKIDLREAMRESVNSAFVQLGMDVGLDKVKESAVSAGLKESSLTNSGFPSFSIGISDPSAIRMAGAYGTFAASGKQRDPYSVEKVTSEKGQIFTHETETKQAFTAKVADNVTDVLKTVVEKGTGTNAQLPGREVAGKTGTTDGNKSAWFVGYTPQLSTAVTMFRYDDDESNKNRTFLEMFGTGGQEKIHGASFPAQIWHDYMAEALKGTKSKDFPEPQPIGEVVNAEPSPTPTPSATETEEESPSPSASPSETEVEPSPSASETCSNFFDCQDDSAGTTDGNDNGGTGDTTPTPTATESDGNSRGNGNGGFFGGPGG; from the coding sequence ATGAGCGAGCACCGTCGCAAACCGCCGCAGCCGCAGGGAGGCGGACGTGCCGCGGCCCGACGCGGCCAGTCCGGTCCGTCCTCCGGCCGCCGCGCGGCACCGCGAGGCGCCACCGGATCTCCTGCCGACTACGGGTTGGGTCACGGGGCCGGAGGCGAGGAGCAGTCGCAAGGCAGCCGCGCCGACGCCCGGCGCGCGCCCCAGAGAGACTCGGGTGGGCGGCGCAGAGCGGCCGAGCCCACAGGGGGCCGGCGCGGAGCCCCGACCGGCCCCGGACGGGGCAGAGGGCGACCGGCGCCCGACAGCAAGCGTCTGATCGATTACCCACGCGCCGGCAAGTACGGCTGGCAGCGCTGGATGCCGTCCTGGAAGCTCGTCGGGGGCCTGTTCGTCGGCTTCGTGGGCAGTCTGGTGGCCGTGGCGGGCATCGGGTACGCCATGGTGGGCATCCCTGACGTCGCCAAGACGGCGACGGCGCAGAACAACGTCTACTACTGGAAGGACGGCAGCCAGATGGTTGCCACCGGTGGTGAGACGAACCGTCAGAACATCGACCTCTCGCAGATCCCGGAGGAGATGCGCTGGGCGGTGATCTCGCAGGAGAACAAGACCTTCTACGACGACAGCGGCATCGACCCCAAGGGCATCGCCCGAGCCGTGTTCAACATGGCGAGGGGCGGCCAGACGCAGGGTGGATCGACGATCACCCAGCAGTACGTCAAGAACGCCATGCTGAACGACCAGTCGCAGACGATCTCCCGGAAGTTCAAGGAGATCTTCGTGTCCATCAAGGTGGGCGCCGAGGTCGACAAAGACCAGATCATGCAGGGCTATCTGAACTCCGCGTACTACGGGCGTAACGCCTACGGGATCCAGGCCGCCGCCCGCGCGTACTTCAACAAGGACGCGATCAAGCTCAACCCGGGCGAGTGCGCGTTCCTGGCCGCCATGCTGAAGGGCGCCACGTACTACGACCCCGCCGGCGCGACCTCCGTCGACTCGGTCGGTGCCACGCCCGCGGCCAACATCAAGCGGGCCACGCTCCAGATGCAGGACACCCTCGACAAGATGGTCGAGTACGGCCATCTGAAGGCCGCGGTGCGGGCCAAGTACACCACCCTCCCCAAGTGGCAGAACCCCCGCTCGAACACCGACCTGAAGGGCCAGATCGGCTACCTGGTCGACCTCGCCAACGGTTACCTGGTCACCAACAGCAAGAAGACCGGGATCACCCAGGACCTGCTCCAGCAGGGCGGCTACTCGATCTACACGACCTTCGACAAGAACAAGGTCAAGGAGCTCGAGGAGTCGGTCACGAAGGTCCAGAAGGCCAACATCAAGCCGAAGGAACGACCGGACACGGACACGCACGTCCAGTTCGGCGGGGCGTCCGTGGAACCGGACACCGGTGCCATCCGGGCCATCTACGGCGGTGAGGACGCCACCAAGCACTTCACCGACAACGCCGACCAGACCGGCGCCCAGGTCGGTTCGACGTTCAAGCCGTTCGTGCTGGCCGCCGCGATGACGTGGGGCGTGCGGGATCCGGATCTGGGGTCGTCGCAGGCGCAGGACGAACGCACCATCGTCTCGCCCAAGAGCCTGTTCAGCGGCAAGAACAAGCTCAAGATCGAGAACTACGACGGTTCGGTCTGGAAGAACGAGAAGGGCGAGGAGTGGCTTCAGACCAATGACGGCAACGTCTCCCTGGGGACTCCGCCCAAATACAAGATCGACCTCCGGGAGGCGATGCGCGAGTCGGTGAACTCCGCCTTCGTGCAGCTCGGCATGGACGTCGGTCTGGACAAGGTGAAGGAATCCGCCGTCAGCGCGGGCCTGAAGGAGTCCAGCCTGACCAACAGCGGCTTCCCGTCGTTCTCGATCGGCATCTCCGACCCGAGCGCGATCCGGATGGCGGGTGCGTACGGCACCTTCGCCGCCAGCGGCAAGCAGCGTGATCCCTACTCCGTGGAGAAGGTCACGAGCGAGAAGGGCCAGATCTTCACGCACGAGACCGAGACGAAGCAGGCGTTCACCGCGAAGGTCGCCGACAATGTCACGGACGTCCTGAAGACCGTGGTCGAGAAGGGCACCGGCACCAACGCCCAGCTGCCCGGCCGCGAGGTGGCCGGCAAGACCGGCACCACCGACGGCAACAAGTCGGCCTGGTTCGTGGGCTACACCCCGCAGCTGTCGACCGCGGTCACCATGTTCCGCTACGACGACGACGAGTCGAACAAGAACCGCACGTTCCTGGAGATGTTCGGAACAGGTGGCCAGGAGAAGATCCACGGCGCCTCGTTCCCGGCGCAGATCTGGCACGACTACATGGCCGAGGCGCTGAAGGGTACGAAGTCGAAGGACTTCCCGGAGCCCCAGCCGATCGGCGAGGTCGTGAACGCGGAACCGTCCCCGACTCCGACGCCTTCGGCCACCGAGACCGAGGAGGAGTCGCCGTCGCCCTCCGCGTCTCCCAGCGAGACGGAGGTAGAGCCGTCGCCCTCGGCGTCCGAGACGTGCTCCAACTTCTTCGACTGCCAGGACGACAGCGCTGGGACGACCGACGGGAACGACAACGGGGGAACAGGGGACACCACTCCGACGCCGACGGCCACGGAGTCGGACGGCAACAGCAGAGGCAACGGAAACGGTGGCTTCTTCGGAGGCCCGGGCGGCTAG
- a CDS encoding LppU/SCO3897 family protein yields the protein MSTPPPHGQNPFAQQGQQPYGQPQGQPQGQAPYPPQPGYPQPGAAPYGAVPPEQPRRKVSFKLIKNVVIVLAVIGVGIGAYISSQDDANTAAVGDCMHRGSSSDDNPDLEVVKCDSSQAQYIVLAKVEGTYTALSADSKCEEKAKDFQYSYTETGDGSNFLLCLKDYTK from the coding sequence GTGTCGACTCCGCCGCCCCACGGCCAGAACCCGTTCGCGCAGCAGGGCCAGCAGCCCTACGGCCAGCCCCAGGGCCAGCCTCAGGGCCAGGCGCCGTACCCGCCGCAGCCCGGCTACCCGCAGCCGGGCGCCGCTCCCTACGGTGCGGTCCCGCCGGAGCAGCCCCGCCGCAAGGTCAGCTTCAAGCTGATCAAGAACGTCGTCATCGTTCTCGCTGTCATCGGCGTCGGCATCGGCGCCTACATATCCAGCCAGGACGACGCCAACACGGCGGCGGTCGGCGACTGCATGCACCGAGGCAGCAGCAGCGACGACAACCCCGACCTCGAGGTCGTCAAGTGCGACTCCTCGCAGGCGCAGTACATCGTGCTGGCGAAGGTCGAGGGCACGTACACCGCGCTCTCGGCCGACAGCAAGTGCGAGGAGAAGGCCAAGGACTTCCAGTACTCGTACACCGAGACCGGTGACGGCAGTAACTTCCTGCTCTGCCTGAAGGACTACACGAAGTAA
- a CDS encoding glycosyltransferase family 87 protein, with the protein MPSAESTPTRAHEPDPVKPTSDDPVATAGSELIGGPLGRRALLGTSWWTPVRIVALVAIGMFALGLIQKAPCYNGGWFFGATTQYTHACYSDIPHLYQGRGFADGLVPYFDKLPGDMDYLEYPVLTGVFMEVANWLTPGSGSIQDQEQWYWMVNAGMLMACAAVIAVCVARTHARRPWDGLLVALAPAFALTATINWDLLAVALTAAAMLMWSRGRSLAFGVLLGLATAAKLYPVFLLGPLFVLCWRAGKWRDFGKALGGAVVAWLVVNLPVMLFAFDGWSKFYRFSQERGVDFGSFWLIMAQNSSDPLTTDSVNTLATLLVVLCAAGIAVLALIAPRRPRFAQLAFLIVAAFILTNKVYSPQYVLWLVPLAVLARPKWRDFLIWQACEVAYFLGIWMYLAYTMSGDAHKGLPTDGYHWAIGVHLLGTLYLCGVVVRDILMPERDVVRQAGDDDPSGGVLDGAEDVFVLGAAAHPPRHASHFDGPQVDWGKQDATDSSL; encoded by the coding sequence ATGCCCAGTGCAGAATCGACGCCGACGCGCGCGCACGAGCCGGATCCGGTGAAGCCGACCAGCGATGACCCGGTGGCCACGGCCGGCAGTGAGCTGATCGGCGGTCCCCTCGGCCGCCGGGCCCTGCTCGGGACGTCCTGGTGGACTCCCGTGCGGATCGTCGCGCTCGTGGCGATCGGGATGTTCGCCCTAGGACTGATCCAGAAGGCGCCCTGCTACAACGGCGGCTGGTTCTTCGGCGCCACCACCCAGTACACGCACGCCTGCTACTCGGACATCCCGCACCTCTACCAGGGGCGCGGTTTCGCCGACGGACTCGTGCCGTACTTCGACAAGCTGCCCGGCGACATGGACTACCTCGAGTACCCGGTGCTGACCGGCGTGTTCATGGAGGTGGCCAACTGGCTGACGCCGGGCAGCGGCAGCATCCAGGACCAGGAACAGTGGTACTGGATGGTCAACGCCGGGATGCTGATGGCGTGTGCGGCCGTCATCGCCGTCTGTGTGGCCCGGACGCACGCCCGGCGCCCGTGGGACGGCCTGTTGGTCGCCCTGGCGCCCGCCTTCGCGTTGACCGCGACCATCAACTGGGATCTCCTGGCGGTCGCTCTGACGGCCGCGGCGATGCTCATGTGGTCGCGGGGCCGGTCCCTTGCCTTCGGCGTCCTGCTGGGGCTCGCCACGGCCGCCAAGCTCTATCCCGTCTTCCTGCTCGGTCCCCTGTTCGTGCTGTGCTGGCGTGCGGGGAAGTGGCGGGACTTCGGCAAGGCCCTGGGCGGTGCGGTCGTCGCGTGGCTGGTGGTGAACCTGCCCGTCATGCTCTTCGCCTTCGACGGGTGGTCGAAGTTCTACCGGTTCAGCCAGGAGCGGGGGGTCGACTTCGGCTCCTTCTGGCTGATCATGGCGCAGAACTCCAGCGATCCCCTCACCACCGACAGCGTCAACACCCTCGCCACGCTGCTCGTCGTGCTGTGCGCCGCGGGCATCGCCGTGCTGGCGCTGATCGCACCCCGTCGGCCCCGCTTCGCCCAGCTGGCCTTTCTGATCGTGGCCGCTTTCATCCTCACCAACAAGGTCTACTCGCCGCAGTACGTTCTGTGGCTGGTGCCGCTGGCGGTGCTCGCCCGGCCGAAGTGGCGGGACTTCCTGATCTGGCAGGCGTGCGAGGTCGCCTATTTCCTGGGCATCTGGATGTACCTCGCGTACACGATGAGCGGAGACGCCCACAAGGGTCTGCCGACCGACGGCTACCACTGGGCCATCGGTGTGCACCTGCTGGGAACGCTCTACCTGTGCGGCGTGGTCGTGCGCGACATCCTGATGCCGGAGCGGGACGTGGTGCGGCAGGCGGGCGACGACGACCCCTCGGGCGGAGTGCTCGACGGGGCGGAGGACGTCTTCGTGCTCGGCGCCGCGGCGCATCCGCCCCGGCACGCCTCCCACTTCGACGGGCCGCAGGTGGACTGGGGCAAGCAGGATGCCACCGACAGTTCGCTCTGA